In Hermetia illucens chromosome 5, iHerIll2.2.curated.20191125, whole genome shotgun sequence, a single window of DNA contains:
- the LOC119656511 gene encoding calpain-D: MGTIASVLQWTCTNCNLINPTECLKCLKCGNVRKILTTTTSPSHSAASGDTGGGTNGSGGGDSLEPGLRIEGDSAKCDSLSSGSGAASRQPTLPGYVEISTDGNESRRVYKTLLRGCLKRTHRQQPQLQHLAPPPNIPRNALCEDSSINRCRIPVKYPIVSCRYSSNPSLNRWWICQVCELENNSVTWHCLNCDSVSFLAPIYKGTLLQKPQKQPPQQVQQQSVQQTPQQPPQQKAQSAISREPHQQKSFESSDIQEERNERKVKARLLRRTRSLSMDSGSSSCRNSTIGRCHVCLVNCYSSPTASATNCNHQKFRLPSIDTAPPSNAYFDFSAKGPGSLITPTGFAGGIINFGGKNNNTTNLIYSYQKINKSLSNISDPIFGEKIVSRADRWQVLTPDGRSTSYLATDQYAQSQIRHYRQYSRQSSFPETTSNILQQQHSDNNCGQRQCEICGVCARNTDNSNFTITTLARSSSNNTDQQNKLSATLPRNGGILVAVKDWSGGNSHSKSPHLSTDNLSAEGGDNYYEALRRNCCQPNNIMPNIIRNTPPTATTHFYENHTLARNKRPSPLQPPQSDQQQSVSTKPLHSEPIYAVVNKLNKAKNKVKPQPEPKYLYIGMTGSGAADSKINSDPIYTSLGPHTTSTTTSVNTGGGASNNNKLPVIDNMGNAKATLISGPRSSNSTAVVGANEITVDESGADNDSALYAKVWKGPRKPIVDPKTSSTSSQPPLPKPTSANETNPSSSSSSSSVASPRMWTCTKCSYAYNPIWVEKCDICDSARSQPSLTQPSLITVTKVGDTIAPSIESRKEMKCGLKMGQSKSSHAFDEVPSVVEVPMATFEQDLEDDFQFLSNDTERSADQEWTCKKCTLVNSSLSTVCVVCGGSKLKSVSTVEDMTLRKGEFWSCTQCTLKNSLSTNICIACKAQRQMPVISGQQTHYRPYTSTPISGGSGANNKHQTALHNRQILATLTMNNSSQPQSSTTQQQYNSGNQTNLVPPQHRVSRSPSPKHDRSSGAIPKRHSTGGAVVSRTSSNPSSGTTAAGTPYTNRHSSSGSTPTSIKTWQCPACTYENSSASVVCDICSSPRGLASAMSSIEISNSLAPSISVDLSQQESKLMENLRQSEESEARSKWDNIIQYCKENNELFVDDSFPPAPRSLYYNPGANNEGNPVVQWRRPHEINCDGGSFPPWAVFRTPLPSDICQGVLGNCWLLSALAVLAEREDLVREVLVTKEICPQGAYQVRLCKDGKWTTVLVDDLLPCDKRGHLVYSQAKRKQLWVPLIEKAVAKIHGCYEALVSGRAIEGLATLTGAPCESIPLQPSSLPMPSEDELDKDLIWAQLLSSRGVKFLMGASCGGGNMKVDEDEYQRIGLRPRHAYSVLDVRDIQNHRLLKLRNPWGHYSWRGDWSDDSNLWTEELQEILMPHGASEGVFWISFEDVLKYFDCIDICKVRSGWNEVRLQGTLQPLCSLSCVLLTVLEPTEAEFTLFQEGQRNSEKSQRSQLDLCVVIFRTRSPANPEVGRLVEHSKRQVRGFVGCHKMLEPDIYLLVCLAFNHWHTGIEDPSLYPQCVLAIHSSKRLLVEQINPPPFLLADAIISLTLTKGQRHEGREGMTAYYLTKGWAGLVVMVENRHENKWIHVKCDCQESYNVVSTRGELKTVDSVPPLQRQVIIVLTQLEGSGGFSIAHRLTHRLANSRGLHDWGPPGATHCPPIDNVHGLHAPRLIT, encoded by the exons AAATGAATCTCGTCGGGTCTACAAAACTTTATTGAGAGGTTGTTTAAAGCGAACGCATCGTCAGCAACCACAACTGCAACATTTAGCGCCTCCACCGAACATTCCGAGGAACGCTTTATGCGAGGATAGTAGCATAAATCGTTGTCGAATTCCAGTTAAATATCCGATAGTTTCGTGCCGATATTCGTCAAATCCTAGTTTGAATCGGTGGTGGATTTGTCAAGTATGTGAATTAGAAAATAATTCGGTGACATGGCATTGTTTGAATTGCGATAGTGTAAGCTTTTTGGCGCCAATATATAAGGGTACTTTGCTTCAAAAACCACAAAAGCAACCGCCGCAACAGGTGCAGCAACAGTCGGTGCAACAAACGCCACAACAGCCGCCACAGCAGAAAGCGCAATCTGcaataagtcgtgaaccgcatCAACAGAAATCATTTGAAAGCAGTGATATCCAGGAAGAGCGAAATGAGCGAAAGGTTAAAGCCCGACTACTGAGACGTACGCGTAGTCTTAGTATGGATTCAGGCTCGTCATCGTGCCGGAATAGTACAATCGGTCGATGTCACGTTTGTTTAGTTAATTGTTACTCTTCGCCAACTGCATCCGCCACGAATTGCAATCATCAAAAGTTCCGATTGCCTTCTATTGATACAGCTCCACCTTCGAACGCCTATTTTGACTTTAGTGCGAAGGGTCCAGGCAGCTTAATAACTCCCACTGGATTTGCGGGTGGAATCATCAACTTTGGGGGCAAAAACAACAACACGACGAATCTGATCTACTCATATCAAAAGATCAACAAGTCATTATCGAATATATCCGATCCAATATTCGGTGAGAAAATTGTAAGTCGTGCGGATAGGTGGCAAGTTTTAACACCTGATGGTCGATCTACATCATACCTCGCTACAGATCAATACGCGCAATCTCAAATACGTCACTACCGTCAATATTCTAGGCAATCGTCGTTTCCAGAGACGACGTCGAATATATTGCAACAACAGCATTCAGACAATAATTGTGGACAACGCCAATGCGAAATATGTGGCGTTTGTGCCCGTAATACGGATAATAGCAATTTTACAATAACAACGCTGGCCAGATCGTCGTCCAATAATACAGATCAACAGAATAAACTTAGCGCTACATTGCCACGTAACGGCGGAATTCTCGTAGCGGTGAAGGATTGGTCAGGTGGCAATTCACACAGCAAAAGTCCACACCTATCAACTGACAACCTGTCTGCCGAGGGCGGTGACAACTACTACGAAGCGTTACGTAGAAACTGCTGCCAACCAAACAATATTATGCCTAATATAATACGCAACACTCCCCCAACTGCAACTACTCATTTCTACGAAAACCATACCCTGGCGCGAAACAAACGCCCCTCCCCATTGCAGCCACCACAGTCGGATCAACAGCAAAGCGTTTCCACTAAACCCCTTCATTCAGAGCCTATCTATGCAGTTGTAAATAAATTAAACAAGGCAAAAAATAAGGTGAAACCACAGCCGGAACCCAAGTACTTATACATTGGCATGACTGGTAGTGGAGCTGCTGATTCGAAAATTAATTCCGATCCAATTTACACTAGCCTAGGGCCACATACAACATCCACCACAACGTCTGTCAACACAGGGGGTGGAGCTAGTAATAATAACAAACTGCCAGTTATTGATAACATGGGGAATGCAAAGGCGACACTTATAAGTGGACCGCGTAGTAGCAATTCTACGGCTGTCGTTGGTGCAAATGAAATAACCGTGGACGAAAGTGGAGCGGATAATGATAGCGCATTGTACGCCAAAGTTTGGAAAGGACCAAGGAAACCGATCGTTGATCCGAAAAC ATCTTCAACATCATCGCAACCACCATTGCCTAAGCCAACAAGCGCTAACGAAACAAATCCGTCATCGTCGTCTTCGTCATCATCGGTGGCATCGCCTCGTATGTGGACATGTACGAAGTGCTCATACGCTTACAACCCCATTTGGGTCGAAAAATGTGATATATGTGATTCGGCGCGTAGTCAACCGTCGCTCACACAACCTAGTCTTATAACAGTAACGAAAGTGGGTGATACGATCGCACCATCAATAG AGTCTCGTAAGGAAATGAAATGTGGTCTGAAAATGGGCCAATCGAAATCATCGCATGCTTTCGATGAGGTCCCATCGGTTGTTGAAGTACCAATGGCAACATTTGAACAGGATTTGGAagatgattttcaatttttatcaa ATGACACTGAACGTTCTGCAGATCAAGAATGGACATGTAAAAAGTGTACGCTTGTCAATTCGTCGCTTTCTACAGTGTGCGTAGTGTGTGGTGGTTCGAAATTGAAAAGTGTGTCTACAGTTGAAGATATGACTTTGCGTAAAGGGGAATTCTGGTCTTGCACTCAGTGTACCCTGAAAAATTCACTATCTACAAACATATGTATTGCTTGTAAAGCACAACGTCAAATGCCTGTGATATCTGGGCAACAAACTCACTACCGCCCTTACACATCTACGCCTATAAGTGGCGGTAGCGGTGCAAATAACAAACATCAAACTGCATTACATAATAGGCAAATTTTAGCTACACTTACAATGAACAATAGTTCCCAACCGCAATCTTCTACAACTCAGCAGCAATATAATTCAGGGAATCAGACAAACCTCGTTCCACCACAACACCGCGTTTCCAGAAGTCCATCGCCAAAACATGATCGTTCATCTGGTGCGATTCCTAAACGACATAGCACAGGTGGAGCCGTTGTATCTCGAACATCTTCTAATCCATCGTCGGGTACAACTGCTGCCGGAACTCCATACACAAATCGTCATAGTAGTAGCGGATCGACACCGACATCTATTAAAACTTGGCAATGTCCTGCCTGTACATATGAGAATTCATCGGCTAGTGTAGTTTGTGATATTTGTTCTAGCCCGCGGGGATTagccagtgctatgtcatctaTAGAAATTAGTAATAGTTTAGCGCCTTCGATTAGCGTTGATTTAAGTCAGCAAGAGAGCAAATTGATGGAGAATTTACGACAAAGCGAAGAGAGTGAGGCCCGTAGTAAATGGGATAATATAATCCAATATTGCAAAGAAAATAACGAACTTTTCGTGGACGATTCTTTTCCACCTGCTCCGAGAAGTCTTTATTATAACCCAGGTGCTAACAACGAAGGGAACCCAGTGGTACAATGGAGGCGTCCCCACGAAATCAACTGCGACGGTGGTTCATTTCCTCCTTGGGCAGTCTTCAGAACACCATTGCCATCGGATATTTGCCAAGGGGTTCTAGGAAATTGTTGGCTTTTGAGTGCTTTAGCAGTTCTGGCAGAACGCGAAGATCTTGTTCGTGAAGTACTAGTCACCAAAGAAATTTGTCCTCAGGGCGCCTATCAAGTAAGATTGTGCAAAGACGGGAAGTGGACCACAGTTCTAGTAGATGATTTATTACCATGTGACAAACGTGGCCATCTTGTATACTCACAAGCGAAACGAAAACAGCTGTGGGTACCGTTGATCGAGAAAGCAGTTGCCAAGATACACGGATGTTACGAAGCACTTGTGTCAGGACGGGCAATAGAGGGCCTTGCAACTTTGACTGGAGCTCCATGTGAAAGTATACCATTGCAACCGAGCTCCCTTCCTATGCCTAGTGAAGACGAACTGGACAAAGACTTGATCTGGGCACAATTACTGAGTTCTCGTGGTGTGAAATTTCTTATGGGTGCCAGCTGTGGCGGAGGTAATATGAAAGTTGACGAAGACGAGTATCAGCGCATTGGGTTACGTCCTAGACACGCTTATTCCGTCCTCGATGTGAGAGACATTCAAAATCATCGCCTACTGAAACTACGTAATCCCTGGGGACATTATTCTTGGCGAGGCGATTGGTCAGATGATTCTAATCTATGGACTGAAGAATTACAGGAAATTTTGATGCCGCATGGGGCTTCTGAGGGGGTGTTTTGGATATCGTTTGAGgatgttttaaaatatttcgATTGTATTGATATTTGCAAAGTTCGATCTGGTTGGAATGAAGTTAGACTCCAG GGCACCTTGCAACCGTTGTGTTCATTATCTTGCGTGTTATTAACGGTACTGGAACCAACTGAAGCTGAGTTTACTCTATTTCAAGAAGGTCAAAGGAATTCCGAAAAATCACAACGATCTCAATTGGATCTTTGCGTGGTTATATTTCGAACACGATCGCCGGCCAATCCTGAAGTGGGTCGCTTGGTTGAGCATAGTAAACGGCAG GTCCGAGGATTCGTTGGATGTCACAAAATGCTTGAACCAGACATTTATCTACTAGTTTGTTTGGCATTCAACCACTGGCATACTGGTATTGAAGACCCATCACTTTATCCGCAATGTGTGCTTGCAATACATAGTTCGAAAAGACTTCTGGTTGAACAAATTAATCCACCGCCATTTTTGCTTGCGGATGCTATAATCAGTTTGACTTTAACGAAAGGGCAAAGACATGAAGGCCGTGAAGGAATGACGGCGTACTATTTGACTAAG GGCTGGGCTGGCTTAGTAGTTATGGTCGAAAATCGTCATGAAAACAAATGGATTCATGTGAAATGCGATTGTCAAGAAAGTTACAACGTCGTATCAACTAGAGGAGAATTGAAGACTGTTGACTCTGTGCCTCCATTGCAAAG GCAAGTTATAATAGTTTTGACACAATTAGAAGGTAGCGGGGGTTTTAGTATCGCCCACCGTTTAACACATCGCTTAGCAAATTCGCGTGGTCTTCACGATTGGGGGCCGCCTGGCGCTACCCATTGTCCTCCTATAGATAATGTACACGGATTACATGCCCCACGTTTGATTACATGA